A genomic region of Antennarius striatus isolate MH-2024 chromosome 16, ASM4005453v1, whole genome shotgun sequence contains the following coding sequences:
- the LOC137609790 gene encoding sodium channel protein type 4 subunit alpha B-like, protein MASLLPPVGSDVFRRFTPASLEEIQRRQEIEERLRRRRKEKNVEIAEENLPKPISDLEAGKPLPFIYGDPPPELLNIPLEDLDPFYRSQKTFIVLSKGNVIFRFNAEPACYLLGPFNPLRTVAIKILIHSYP, encoded by the exons ATGGCGTCCCTGCTGCCCCCCGTTGGTTCAGACGTGTTCAGACGCTTCACGCCGGCGTCGCTGGAGGAGATCCAACGGCGACAGGAAATCGAGGAGCGGCTGCggcggaggaggaaggagaagaacgTTGAG ATAGCTGAGGAAAATCTTCCTAAACCAATCAGTGACCTGGAAGCAGGGAAGCCACTCCCATTTATTTATGGAGACCCGCCCCCTGAGCTTCTCAACATCCCATTGGAAGATCTGGACCCGTTCTACAGATCTCAGAAG accTTCATCGTGCTCAGTAAAGGGAACGTCATCTTCAGGTTCAACGCTGAGCCCGCCTGCTACCTGCTGGGTCCCTTCAACCCTCTGAGGACCGTCGCCATCAAGatcctcattcattcatatccTTGA